One window of the Mycobacterium haemophilum DSM 44634 genome contains the following:
- a CDS encoding acyltransferase family protein, with amino-acid sequence MIVTDGQQVGGIRSFLPAVEGMRACAAIGVVVTHVAFQTGHSSGITGRLFGRFDLAVAVFFALSGFLLWRGHAAAAREPGAKEQWPRTGHYLRSRVVRIMPAYLVAVVVILSLLPDADHASLTVWLANLTLTQIYVPLTLTGGLTQMWSLSVEASFYLALPILALLARHISVRARVPVIAAVAAISWAWGWVPVHTGSGVNPLTWPPAFFSWFAAGMLLAEWASSRIGLPHRLARRRVAMAAVTLLAYLVAASPLAGPEGLVPGTAMQFAVKTVMGSLVAFALVAPLVLDRPETPHRVLGSTGMVTLGRWSYGLFVWHLAALAMVFPVLGTFPFTGRMPMVLVLTLIFGFAIAAVSYALVESPCREALRRWERRHKPADASQLIAAEADAIAP; translated from the coding sequence GTGATCGTGACCGACGGCCAGCAGGTGGGTGGGATCCGCAGCTTTCTGCCCGCTGTGGAGGGCATGCGTGCGTGCGCGGCCATCGGCGTGGTCGTTACCCATGTCGCTTTTCAGACGGGGCACTCCAGCGGTATTACGGGCCGACTCTTCGGCCGCTTCGACCTCGCTGTGGCGGTGTTCTTTGCGCTGTCGGGATTCCTGTTGTGGCGCGGACATGCAGCGGCGGCTAGGGAACCCGGGGCCAAGGAGCAGTGGCCACGCACCGGCCACTACCTGCGATCGCGGGTGGTACGCATCATGCCGGCCTATCTGGTGGCGGTCGTCGTGATCCTGTCCCTGCTGCCCGATGCCGATCACGCCAGCCTGACCGTATGGTTGGCAAATCTGACGCTCACCCAGATCTACGTTCCGCTCACCTTGACCGGCGGCCTAACCCAGATGTGGAGCCTGTCCGTCGAGGCCAGCTTCTACCTGGCGTTGCCCATCCTGGCGTTGTTGGCCCGCCATATCTCGGTCCGTGCCCGGGTGCCGGTGATCGCCGCCGTGGCGGCGATCAGTTGGGCTTGGGGCTGGGTGCCGGTGCACACCGGATCGGGCGTCAATCCGCTGACCTGGCCGCCGGCATTTTTCTCCTGGTTTGCGGCGGGCATGTTGCTGGCGGAGTGGGCGTCTAGCCGCATCGGGTTGCCGCACCGGTTGGCGCGCCGCCGCGTGGCGATGGCCGCCGTGACCCTGTTGGCCTACCTGGTGGCGGCTTCCCCGCTAGCTGGTCCGGAGGGGCTGGTTCCGGGCACTGCCATGCAATTCGCGGTGAAGACGGTGATGGGCTCCCTGGTGGCGTTCGCGTTGGTGGCGCCGTTGGTCCTGGACCGGCCCGAGACGCCGCACCGCGTACTGGGCAGCACCGGCATGGTGACGTTGGGCCGCTGGTCCTACGGTCTGTTCGTGTGGCACCTGGCCGCGCTGGCCATGGTGTTCCCGGTGCTCGGAACATTCCCGTTCACCGGCCGGATGCCTATGGTGTTGGTGCTCACGCTGATCTTCGGTTTCGCGATCGCCGCCGTCAGCTACGCGCTGGTCGAGTCGCCCTGCCGGGAGGCGCTGCGCCGCTGGGAGCGCCGGCACAAGCCGGCCGACGCATCCCAGCTCATAGCGGCCGAGGCGGACGCAATCGCGCCATGA
- a CDS encoding phosphotriesterase gives MSELNTARGPISTADLGVTLMHEHVFIMTTEIAQNYPEAWGDEEQRVADAIARLSELKARGVDTIVDLTVIGLGRYIPRIARVAAATELNIVVATGLYTYNDVPFYFHYLGPGAPLNGPEIMTDMFVRDIEQGVADTGIKAGILKCATDEPGITPGVERVLRAVAQAHKRTGVPISTHTHAGLRRGLEQQRIFAEEGVDLSRVIIGHSGDSTDVGYLEELIANGSYLGMDRFGVDVILPFEDRVSIVAQMCERGHADKMVLSHDANCYFDALPEALQPVAAPNWHYLHIHNDVIPALKERGVTDEQLHTMLVDNPRRIFERQGTYE, from the coding sequence GTGTCAGAACTCAATACGGCGAGGGGCCCCATCAGCACCGCTGACCTGGGCGTCACGCTCATGCACGAACACGTGTTCATCATGACCACTGAGATCGCGCAGAACTATCCGGAAGCCTGGGGTGACGAAGAGCAGCGAGTGGCTGACGCCATCGCCCGGCTGAGCGAGCTCAAGGCCCGCGGTGTGGACACTATCGTCGACCTCACCGTGATCGGACTGGGCCGCTACATCCCGCGCATCGCCCGCGTCGCGGCGGCGACTGAGCTCAACATTGTGGTGGCGACCGGCTTGTATACCTATAACGACGTACCGTTCTATTTCCACTATTTGGGCCCGGGCGCGCCGTTGAACGGTCCAGAAATCATGACCGACATGTTCGTCCGTGACATCGAGCAGGGCGTCGCTGACACCGGTATCAAGGCGGGGATCCTCAAGTGCGCCACCGACGAACCCGGCATCACCCCGGGTGTCGAGCGGGTGTTGCGTGCGGTCGCCCAGGCACACAAGCGCACCGGGGTGCCAATCTCCACACACACCCATGCGGGGCTACGGCGCGGGCTGGAGCAGCAGCGCATTTTCGCTGAAGAAGGCGTTGATCTGAGCCGCGTGATCATCGGCCATTCCGGTGACAGCACCGACGTCGGCTACCTTGAAGAGCTCATTGCGAACGGCTCCTACCTCGGGATGGATCGATTCGGTGTCGACGTGATCCTCCCGTTCGAGGACCGAGTGAGCATTGTGGCGCAGATGTGCGAGCGTGGGCACGCTGACAAGATGGTGTTGTCCCACGACGCCAACTGCTATTTCGATGCGCTGCCTGAGGCGCTGCAGCCGGTGGCCGCACCCAATTGGCATTACCTGCACATCCACAACGACGTGATCCCCGCACTGAAAGAGCGTGGTGTCACCGACGAACAGCTACACACCATGCTTGTCGACAATCCGCGCCGCATCTTTGAACGCCAAGGCACTTATGAATGA